From the Musa acuminata AAA Group cultivar baxijiao chromosome BXJ1-2, Cavendish_Baxijiao_AAA, whole genome shotgun sequence genome, one window contains:
- the LOC135606225 gene encoding truncated transcription factor CAULIFLOWER A-like, translating to MGRGRVQLKRIENKINRQVTFSKRRSGLLKKAHEISVLCDAEVALIVFSTKGKLYEYSTDSSMEKILERYEYYSYAEKALMSSDQDYQGNWCQEYGKLKAKVEALSKSQRHLMGEQLEALNLKELQQLEHQLEISLKHIRSRKNQVMFDSIAELQKKEKALQAANKTLEQELMEKQKIKAITQQAHWEQAQTSSSSPPPLIAEPQPTLNIGCYQGMALAVREEASRLPVRISNSLLPPWMLRHLNG from the exons ATGGGGCGAGGGAGGGTGCAGCTGAAGCGGATCGAGAACAAGATCAACCGGCAGGTGACCTTCTCGAAGCGCCGATCGGGGCTGCTCAAGAAGGCCCACGAGATCTCCGTCCTCTGCGACGCCGAGGTTGCCCTCATCGTCTTCTCCACCAAGGGCAAGCTCTATGAGTACTCCACCGACTCCAG CATGGAAAAGATTCTTGAACGTTACGAGTATTACTCCTACGCAGAAAAGGCTCTTATGTCATCCGATCAAGATTATCAG GGCAACTGGTGTCAAGAATATGGAAAACTTAAGGCTAAGGTTGAAGCTTTAAGTAAAAGTCAAAG GCATCTAATGGGAGAACAACTTGAGGCCTTGAATCTTAAAGAACTCCAGCAACTGGAGCATCAGCTTGAAATTTCTCTGAAGCATATTAGGTCAAGAAAG AACCAAGTCATGTTTGACTCCATTGCTGAGCTTCAAAAAAAG GAAAAGGCTCTGCAGGCGGCAAACAAGACTTTGGAGCAGGAG CTCATGGAGAAGCAGAAGATCAAGGCTATTACCCAACAAGCACACTGGGAACAAGCCCAGACAAGCTCCTCATCACCACCCCCCTTGATAGCGGAACCCCAACCTACTCTCAACATCGG GTGTTACCAAGGGATGGCCCTCGCCGTCAGGGAGGAAGCTTCACGGCTTCCGGTACGGATCAGTAATAGCTTGTTGCCGCCGTGGATGCTCCGCCACTTGAACGGCTAG
- the LOC135606232 gene encoding nuclear transcription factor Y subunit B-3-like has translation MADSDNESGGQNHSNTGAAGELSSPREHDRFLPIANVSRIMKKALPANAKISKDAKETVQECVSEFISFITGEASDKCQREKRKTINGDDLLWAMTTLGFEEYAEPLKVYLQRFREMEGEKSGGASSLSQPQQKDGGGGVAMSMGNNVSGFASGGGGAAMYGGGMTMMMGQQIYGSPPSSSSYHHHHQMAMAGKNSMGSGNGDGGGSSSSSTGIGRQGRV, from the coding sequence ATGGCCGATTCGGACAACGAATCGGGCGGGCAGAACCACAGCAATACGGGGGCGGCGGGGGAGCTGTCGTCGCCGCGGGAGCATGACCGGTTCCTGCCCATCGCCAACGTGAGCCGCATCATGAAGAAGGCCCTCCCGGCCAACGCCAAGATCTCCAAGGACGCCAAGGAGACGGTGCAAGAGTGCGTGTCCGAGTTCATCAGCTTCATCACCGGGGAGGCCTCCGACAAGTGCCAGCGCGAGAAGCGCAAGACCATCAACGGCGACGACCTCCTCTGGGCCATGACCACCCTCGGGTTCGAGGAGTACGCCGAGCCCCTCAAGGTCTACCTCCAGAGGTTCCGGGAGATGGAGGGCGAGAAGAGCGGCGGCGCGTCGTCATTGTCACAGCCACAGCAGAAGGACGGCGGCGGTGGCGTTGCCATGAGCATGGGGAACAATGTGAGCGGTTTcgccagcggcggcggcggcgcggcGATGTATGGCGGCGGAATGACGATGATGATGGGGCAACAGATATACGGCTCACCGCCATCCTCATCCTCGTATCACCACCATCATCAGATGGCCATGGCGGGAAAGAACAGCATGGGGAGCGGCAATGGCGACGGTGGTGGGAGCTCATCTTCTTCCACAGGGATCGGAAGGCAAGGCAGGGTTTAA
- the LOC135606239 gene encoding cytochrome b-c1 complex subunit 6-1, mitochondrial-like, with amino-acid sequence MADEELADPKKYLEDSCKPKCARPLHAYQACVRRIKGDESGHKHCTGQYFDYFSCVDNCVAPKLFPKLK; translated from the exons AT GGCAGACGAAGAGCTTGCGGATCCAAAGAAATATCTCGAGGACTCATGCAAGCCAAAGTGTGCAAGACCCTTACACGCATATCAG GCATGTGTTCGGAGGATCAAAGGGGATGAAAGTGGGCACAAGCATTGCACAGGGCAATACTTCGACTACTTTTCCTGTGTTGATAACTGT GTTGCACCAAAGCTTTTCCCTAAGCTGAAATGA